The following are encoded in a window of Fluviibacter phosphoraccumulans genomic DNA:
- a CDS encoding PIN domain-containing protein has protein sequence MRAIEANERTGFELLAPSAEEYASFYQLPRHVHKDPFDRMLIWQCLQQSLTLVTKDGDIDAYRSLGLQTLW, from the coding sequence TTGAGGGCTATTGAGGCCAATGAACGTACCGGATTTGAGCTCCTCGCACCTTCCGCTGAAGAATATGCCAGCTTTTACCAGCTACCTCGGCATGTGCACAAAGATCCTTTTGATCGAATGTTGATCTGGCAGTGTTTGCAGCAATCTCTCACGCTAGTGACCAAGGATGGTGACATCGACGCTTATCGGTCACTCGGTTTGCAGACACTTTGGTAG
- the yjjJ gene encoding type II toxin-antitoxin system HipA family toxin YjjJ gives MSIHLEKLRDQLANGPMRARQLVEKLQLSQPTLSRAIAALGDEVVRLGAGPSIHYALRDRARGIGEAPVYRVSAEGILRELGTLIPVRPDGYVMVQSDGKTLHSESLPWWLYDMRPQGYLGRAYASRHAQMLGLPAALNEWNDTHALRALLAHGHDAIGNLLLGNAARDAFLANTGQIAITEDQKQAAYTRRALDAARGDYPGSSAGGEQPKFLAYSETPSGPRHVIVKFTAAEDHAVSQRWRDLLLAEHLALHTLHAANISAAQSRIVDAGTQRFLEVERFDRFGEFGRRAVFSLAALDAEFVGMGNAGWAPVAQALVQQGCVEASAGETAALLQAFGVLIGNTDMHAGNLSFVSEYGRPYQLAPAYDMLPMGFAPRSGGEIPASLSPARIHAYISHRVWHSAEQIARGYVTALREETGFSPAFQPCIEALATHIEAAAGVIARLES, from the coding sequence GTGTCCATCCACCTCGAAAAACTTCGCGACCAGTTGGCAAACGGCCCTATGCGGGCACGGCAACTTGTTGAAAAACTTCAATTAAGCCAGCCAACACTCTCCCGTGCTATTGCCGCACTGGGAGACGAAGTTGTACGTCTTGGTGCCGGGCCATCTATTCATTACGCGCTGCGCGATAGAGCCCGCGGTATTGGTGAAGCTCCGGTGTATCGGGTGTCGGCCGAGGGAATACTGCGTGAATTAGGCACGCTCATCCCGGTGCGGCCAGATGGCTACGTGATGGTGCAAAGCGATGGAAAAACCCTGCACAGCGAAAGCCTGCCTTGGTGGCTTTACGATATGCGCCCGCAGGGCTATCTGGGTCGGGCTTATGCATCGAGGCACGCTCAAATGCTGGGGCTACCAGCCGCACTGAACGAATGGAACGACACGCATGCTTTGCGCGCCCTTTTGGCGCATGGGCACGATGCCATCGGCAACCTGCTGTTGGGCAATGCGGCACGCGATGCATTTTTGGCCAACACTGGCCAAATTGCTATTACCGAAGATCAGAAACAAGCGGCTTACACCCGACGAGCTTTAGACGCTGCGCGCGGTGATTATCCAGGTTCCTCTGCCGGGGGTGAACAGCCCAAGTTTCTGGCTTATTCGGAGACCCCATCAGGGCCGCGCCATGTGATTGTTAAATTTACGGCGGCAGAGGACCATGCAGTTAGCCAGCGTTGGCGTGATCTACTGCTGGCAGAACACTTGGCTCTCCATACGCTGCATGCCGCAAACATTTCTGCCGCACAGTCGCGAATCGTGGATGCTGGCACACAGCGCTTTTTGGAAGTGGAACGTTTCGATCGCTTTGGCGAATTCGGTCGACGCGCCGTGTTCAGCCTGGCCGCGCTGGATGCCGAATTTGTTGGTATGGGCAATGCCGGTTGGGCACCGGTTGCTCAAGCGTTGGTACAACAAGGCTGTGTTGAGGCGTCCGCCGGTGAGACCGCGGCCCTTTTGCAGGCTTTTGGTGTGCTGATTGGCAATACAGACATGCACGCAGGTAATCTGTCGTTTGTTTCTGAATATGGCAGACCCTATCAGCTGGCACCCGCATACGACATGTTGCCGATGGGGTTCGCCCCCAGAAGCGGCGGTGAAATTCCGGCCTCTCTCAGCCCTGCCAGAATCCATGCTTACATATCCCATCGTGTGTGGCACAGCGCAGAACAAATCGCACGAGGCTACGTGACGGCATTGCGCGAGGAAACAGGTTTCTCGCCAGCATTCCAACCTTGCATTGAGGCGCTGGCAACGCATATTGAAGCTGCGGCGGGGGTCATTGCGCGGCTGGAAAGTTGA
- a CDS encoding type II toxin-antitoxin system Phd/YefM family antitoxin: protein MRYSTQVKPISYLKANAAEVLANLAEQREPLVITQNGEAKAVLQDVASYESTQETLALLKILAIGNEEVAAGKLKPAKDVLKRLKSKVVDA, encoded by the coding sequence ATGCGTTACTCCACCCAAGTCAAACCAATCAGCTACCTAAAGGCTAATGCCGCTGAAGTATTAGCCAATCTCGCAGAACAGCGGGAACCTTTAGTCATCACTCAAAACGGTGAAGCGAAGGCCGTACTGCAAGATGTGGCTTCCTACGAGAGCACACAAGAAACGCTTGCGCTTCTGAAGATTCTGGCTATTGGAAACGAGGAAGTAGCTGCAGGAAAGCTGAAACCAGCTAAAGACGTATTGAAGCGTTTGAAATCCAAAGTTGTTGACGCATGA
- a CDS encoding type II toxin-antitoxin system RelE/ParE family toxin, producing the protein MIAPAKKFEVLLTAGAEQDIEAIYDFITEHNCVERADYVLAQIEAVIENLANFPERGSHPKELLEIGIKEYKQIAFKPYRVIYRIATKQVIIHLVADDRRHLQGILNRRLLRD; encoded by the coding sequence ATGATAGCTCCGGCTAAAAAATTTGAAGTTTTGCTTACCGCTGGCGCTGAACAGGATATTGAAGCGATCTACGATTTCATCACTGAGCACAACTGCGTTGAGCGTGCGGATTATGTTCTAGCCCAAATTGAGGCGGTTATTGAGAATTTAGCAAATTTCCCGGAACGCGGTAGTCATCCGAAAGAGCTCTTGGAGATTGGGATCAAAGAATACAAACAGATTGCCTTTAAACCCTACCGCGTCATTTACCGCATCGCCACAAAGCAGGTGATCATTCATCTGGTCGCCGATGATCGACGGCACCTGCAAGGCATCTTGAATCGGCGCTTACTGCGCGACTAG
- a CDS encoding glycosyltransferase family 9 protein — MAQNLRKILIIRRDNIGDLACTTPAIAALRAHYPGAEIAALVNSYNAEVLRGNPNLDKVFVYQKLKHAGGIASRLKAIYQRLKLITQLRRWKPDVTILAKASYDRHGLNFARQIGAKNIIGYIPDDLNQAKWLPDIQLKTPEFTAVHEVEAVNQLLAPLGVEDALGPLQVFPDSSVAAALSARLPVATKRIALHISAREPERRWGNDNFILLVKHILQTQLDTQILLFWSPGKADDPHHPGDDEAAEQLIKAVGSDRLIPMPTQNLTELIAALSLCDLFIGTDGGALHLAVALNKKVVAMFENKPDKLNHWYPWQVKSKVVHSLHAALPDISQISQTQVERALKELVAQ, encoded by the coding sequence ATGGCGCAGAATCTCAGAAAAATTCTCATTATCCGCCGCGACAATATCGGCGATCTGGCTTGCACGACACCGGCTATCGCAGCGCTACGGGCGCATTACCCCGGTGCCGAAATTGCCGCTCTGGTTAATTCCTACAATGCCGAAGTGCTGCGTGGCAATCCCAACCTCGATAAAGTATTCGTTTATCAGAAGCTTAAACACGCTGGTGGCATTGCCAGCCGGCTTAAGGCGATTTACCAGCGCTTAAAGCTCATTACCCAGCTGCGTCGCTGGAAGCCGGATGTCACCATTTTGGCTAAAGCCAGTTACGACCGACACGGGTTAAACTTTGCCCGTCAGATTGGTGCCAAAAACATCATTGGTTACATACCGGATGATTTGAACCAAGCCAAGTGGCTGCCGGATATCCAGTTAAAAACACCCGAGTTCACGGCAGTGCACGAAGTCGAAGCGGTTAATCAGCTGCTGGCGCCACTGGGTGTCGAAGATGCGCTTGGCCCCTTGCAAGTCTTTCCTGATTCCAGTGTTGCCGCTGCTCTGAGCGCGCGCTTGCCAGTTGCAACCAAACGCATTGCACTGCATATCAGCGCCCGCGAACCTGAGCGTCGCTGGGGTAATGACAATTTCATTTTGCTTGTTAAGCACATTCTACAAACACAACTAGACACGCAAATCCTGCTCTTCTGGTCACCAGGTAAAGCCGATGACCCGCATCACCCCGGTGATGATGAAGCCGCAGAACAGCTTATCAAAGCCGTAGGCAGCGATCGCCTGATCCCCATGCCCACGCAAAACCTCACCGAACTGATTGCCGCGCTATCGTTGTGCGATTTGTTCATCGGCACCGATGGTGGTGCTTTGCATTTGGCCGTCGCCTTGAATAAAAAGGTAGTGGCAATGTTTGAGAACAAGCCAGACAAACTCAACCATTGGTACCCGTGGCAGGTTAAGAGCAAGGTAGTGCATAGCCTGCATGCTGCTTTACCTGATATCTCGCAGATATCTCAAACTCAAGTGGAGCGAGCTCTCAAAGAGCTAGTCGCGCAGTAA
- a CDS encoding glycosyltransferase family 32 protein, translating into MRKLKQQIIDRYPEFAGRVIGEYPLKHIASSAGSGGIKGHIPPVLYQTWETNKLGKTHFEARERFIALNPELEFRFFDALTRDQYMEEHYPGHPILNIYKRGRFGPLRVDIWRYCLLAKEGGFYFDINKGIEIPIAQLLNDETSAFISYESTISHMCPPLNVIPKLQHPHNLVVNWGFGFAKNHPFMVRMIQNLCDYYPFFSGKLFEQPKNAIVKFTGPIMLTRSIHDVLASAVDPAIEKGMTQCGIDFNRLGIANMPRSWTRYAQAAAYAKIKNQVIVD; encoded by the coding sequence ATGCGTAAGCTAAAACAACAAATTATTGACCGCTACCCAGAGTTTGCTGGGCGAGTTATTGGCGAATATCCACTAAAACACATCGCTTCATCAGCAGGCAGCGGTGGAATTAAGGGGCATATTCCACCAGTGCTGTACCAAACGTGGGAGACCAATAAACTGGGTAAAACGCACTTTGAGGCCAGAGAGCGTTTTATAGCGTTGAATCCGGAACTGGAATTTCGGTTTTTTGATGCGTTGACGCGTGACCAATACATGGAGGAGCATTATCCGGGACACCCCATATTAAATATCTACAAGCGAGGCAGATTCGGTCCGCTACGTGTAGATATATGGCGGTATTGTTTGCTGGCGAAGGAGGGAGGCTTCTATTTTGATATCAACAAAGGGATAGAGATTCCTATAGCCCAGCTTTTAAATGATGAGACCTCTGCATTTATTAGCTATGAATCGACGATCTCGCATATGTGCCCGCCGCTTAATGTCATTCCAAAGCTGCAGCATCCGCACAACTTGGTTGTTAATTGGGGGTTTGGTTTTGCTAAGAACCATCCCTTTATGGTGCGGATGATTCAAAACCTGTGTGATTATTACCCCTTCTTTTCGGGAAAGCTGTTTGAGCAGCCTAAAAATGCAATTGTTAAATTCACAGGACCAATTATGCTGACCCGTTCGATACATGACGTTCTGGCGTCAGCGGTTGATCCAGCCATTGAGAAGGGCATGACCCAATGCGGCATCGATTTTAACCGTCTGGGTATTGCCAATATGCCTAGGTCTTGGACACGCTATGCGCAAGCTGCGGCCTACGCCAAAATCAAGAATCAGGTCATTGTTGATTGA
- a CDS encoding glycosyltransferase family 9 protein: protein MTKILVVRRDNIGDLVCTLPLVRALRQLYPAATIDILVNSYSAAVVENNPDIDHVYVYTKAKHRDEGVTVLGVHWRRLCMTLSLRRQRYDWVVLANVSCIPRPLRWARQVRGRRTVGFVTPGAQGARVLTDPVPLIHQAAQHEVEYLIQLVQPFLREAHASDAAIQPPRIYPDTELKVQYANQLMRQLPDSQKTIGINISARKPSQQWPAESFIELIRLLTPTLRCVLYWSPGSGDTSGHPGDDAKAQQILEACAGLSIIGMPTQTLAELIAALAVQDIFITADGGAMHLGAALGKPIVALFGDSTPAQWRPWGVPQRVLQPESLDVRQITPIQVHAATQSLMWEVEQNA, encoded by the coding sequence ATGACCAAAATTCTCGTCGTCCGCCGCGACAATATCGGCGATCTGGTATGTACCTTGCCCCTCGTCCGGGCGTTACGACAGCTTTATCCAGCTGCAACGATTGATATTCTAGTCAACAGTTATTCGGCTGCCGTTGTCGAGAACAATCCAGATATTGACCATGTCTATGTATACACCAAGGCCAAGCATCGTGACGAAGGTGTCACCGTGCTAGGTGTGCACTGGCGGCGTCTATGTATGACCTTGAGTTTAAGACGGCAACGCTACGACTGGGTGGTGCTGGCCAATGTCAGTTGTATTCCGCGCCCCTTGCGTTGGGCTCGGCAGGTTCGTGGGCGCAGGACCGTCGGTTTCGTCACGCCTGGTGCACAGGGTGCAAGAGTTTTGACAGACCCTGTGCCGCTGATTCATCAGGCCGCGCAACACGAGGTTGAATATCTCATACAGCTGGTTCAGCCGTTCTTGCGAGAGGCTCATGCATCGGATGCAGCCATCCAACCGCCACGCATTTATCCCGATACTGAACTGAAAGTGCAGTACGCCAATCAGTTGATGCGCCAGCTGCCGGATAGCCAGAAAACGATAGGCATCAATATCAGCGCCCGCAAACCTAGCCAACAATGGCCGGCAGAATCTTTTATTGAGTTGATCCGATTACTGACGCCCACACTGCGCTGTGTGCTCTATTGGTCACCAGGTAGTGGCGATACCAGTGGACATCCGGGTGACGACGCAAAAGCGCAGCAGATTCTCGAAGCCTGTGCGGGGTTGTCTATCATTGGTATGCCCACTCAAACACTTGCCGAACTCATTGCGGCATTAGCGGTGCAGGATATCTTCATCACCGCTGATGGTGGGGCTATGCACCTTGGCGCCGCACTGGGCAAACCGATCGTCGCATTGTTCGGCGATTCGACCCCCGCGCAATGGCGCCCTTGGGGCGTACCGCAACGGGTGTTGCAGCCCGAGAGTCTGGATGTTCGACAAATCACACCCATTCAGGTGCACGCTGCTACCCAATCTTTGATGTGGGAGGTCGAGCAGAATGCGTAA
- a CDS encoding O-antigen ligase family protein codes for MTLNRSSDAFTVALSMLFALLMIWPMFGTIALRNILLGGLLLISLWLVSVGHEPWRNQLPKVPALLLTGLTAWLVLVIVGWAADPTQAWKELLGQWVVPYLCAFVGTVLGITALNHGKALVVIRIVFAVLLIQVVAHDLLNFWFYATQGQLAFRAAPVLRLAEAAQVAFTGGTPINLFEPGLMDKFSYVNNTLAAFLIAEIAQRLIRKSRCLPYGNGLIAFATIAMLFCSYTVQTRNGNVGLLMLIATAGLLVCLKSFARIGWTKLILGLGVVAVLLALLGGMFYKSDPRWQTLRETLPIAWDTQTHKAWMTHEDFPLLPNGAQVDVSNYERLAWAKEGAILMQEHPLGIGYSRTAFGDQIDRKYGLGGVFRGSHSHSGLIDFGIANGFPGLVLWLVFLASLAWTGWHAFEGEQMALGLMLIFLVSGFFGRSIVDSNLRDHMLQQFLMIVAILTVFVQQRARML; via the coding sequence ATGACATTGAACCGAAGCTCAGATGCATTCACTGTCGCGCTCTCGATGCTGTTTGCGTTGTTGATGATCTGGCCCATGTTCGGCACGATTGCGCTGCGCAATATTTTGCTAGGTGGATTGCTGCTAATTTCTTTGTGGCTCGTATCTGTTGGGCACGAACCGTGGCGCAACCAGTTGCCGAAAGTACCGGCGTTGCTGCTGACCGGGCTGACGGCTTGGTTGGTTCTGGTAATAGTCGGTTGGGCGGCTGATCCAACGCAGGCTTGGAAGGAGCTCCTGGGGCAATGGGTCGTGCCGTATTTGTGTGCCTTTGTCGGTACAGTTCTCGGAATCACAGCGCTGAACCATGGTAAGGCACTGGTAGTTATCCGGATTGTATTTGCCGTGTTGCTGATCCAGGTCGTAGCCCATGACCTGCTTAATTTCTGGTTTTATGCGACCCAGGGCCAATTGGCTTTCAGAGCTGCGCCGGTGCTGCGGTTAGCCGAGGCGGCGCAGGTGGCGTTCACCGGCGGAACACCGATAAATCTGTTCGAACCGGGGCTGATGGATAAATTCAGTTATGTGAACAACACGCTGGCTGCATTCCTCATTGCCGAGATCGCGCAACGACTGATCCGCAAATCGCGTTGTCTACCTTACGGCAATGGCCTGATTGCCTTCGCAACAATTGCCATGCTGTTTTGCAGTTATACCGTGCAAACCAGAAACGGCAATGTCGGCCTGCTCATGCTGATTGCGACGGCAGGTCTACTTGTTTGCCTGAAATCGTTTGCCAGAATCGGATGGACAAAATTGATCTTGGGCCTTGGTGTGGTCGCTGTGCTTCTGGCGTTGCTTGGCGGTATGTTCTACAAATCTGACCCTCGCTGGCAGACGCTGCGGGAAACCTTGCCAATCGCTTGGGATACGCAGACACATAAAGCGTGGATGACCCACGAAGACTTTCCCTTGTTACCTAATGGTGCACAGGTAGATGTGTCGAACTACGAACGTCTAGCCTGGGCCAAAGAGGGTGCTATTCTGATGCAGGAACACCCCCTGGGCATTGGTTACAGCCGTACGGCCTTCGGCGACCAGATTGACCGGAAGTACGGCCTCGGTGGCGTTTTTCGCGGCAGCCATTCGCATAGCGGCCTGATCGATTTCGGTATCGCCAACGGATTCCCAGGATTAGTGCTCTGGCTGGTATTCCTGGCGTCGCTTGCCTGGACAGGCTGGCACGCCTTCGAAGGAGAGCAAATGGCCTTGGGACTCATGCTCATCTTTCTGGTCAGTGGCTTTTTTGGGCGCAGTATTGTTGACAGCAATCTGCGCGATCACATGCTCCAGCAATTTCTCATGATCGTAGCCATACTGACCGTCTTTGTTCAGCAAAGAGCGAGGATGTTATGA
- a CDS encoding glycosyltransferase family 9 protein, which yields MIYILLTWLLAPIWWPISLLREIAAREPRRILVVEIAGIGDVVCSTHLLKQLRQRYPDARIDLVIDPIVASFSPLLTMVDNTICFPYAAQKGLMGRLRFARLCIDYDTGFSLIPGAAQLTGFCLAAMPRRLSVLPSPIKTSYRFLQPLLTGYAVHAPGEFFVKTQGKLFSLLGLINPDCTKWLPPSVNTQSIGLDPSAIHVGLLVSSGRQLKRVSPENLADIIIAILALQSLRPIKVVLIGGPGDRALADNLLSLLHANHQARIVNAVGEYSLAELPTLLSQLSVFVGVDSGVTHMADALQIPVVCIAGPVDLGEVYLPGATRVFLKTSLPCYPCSTVFDAPATCRMGNLACLKKLMSEDVGRSVSILLKLERQA from the coding sequence ATGATTTACATTCTGCTCACCTGGCTGCTGGCACCAATCTGGTGGCCGATCAGCTTGCTCAGAGAAATTGCCGCTAGAGAACCGCGAAGGATTCTTGTTGTCGAGATCGCCGGTATCGGCGACGTCGTATGCAGCACCCATCTGCTAAAGCAGTTGCGGCAGCGCTATCCTGATGCGCGGATTGATCTCGTGATTGACCCCATCGTTGCCTCGTTCAGCCCATTGTTAACCATGGTCGACAATACGATCTGTTTTCCCTATGCGGCGCAGAAGGGATTGATGGGTCGCCTGCGCTTCGCCCGATTGTGTATCGATTACGATACGGGGTTCTCCCTGATCCCGGGTGCCGCACAACTTACCGGCTTTTGTCTTGCGGCCATGCCGCGTCGTCTTTCAGTATTGCCGTCACCGATTAAAACCAGCTATCGATTTTTGCAACCTTTGCTGACGGGGTATGCTGTTCATGCGCCTGGTGAGTTCTTCGTCAAAACTCAGGGAAAGCTTTTCTCTCTATTAGGCTTGATAAATCCTGACTGCACTAAATGGTTACCGCCATCGGTGAACACTCAATCGATTGGCCTAGATCCATCGGCCATCCATGTCGGCTTACTAGTCAGCAGCGGGCGCCAGCTCAAACGTGTATCCCCCGAAAATTTGGCAGACATTATCATCGCCATTCTGGCGCTGCAGAGCTTACGCCCGATCAAGGTGGTGCTGATCGGTGGCCCTGGTGACCGGGCTTTGGCGGATAACCTGTTGTCGTTGCTGCATGCCAACCATCAGGCACGCATAGTAAACGCCGTGGGAGAGTACAGCCTGGCTGAGCTGCCAACGCTATTGAGCCAGCTTTCGGTATTCGTAGGCGTTGATTCGGGCGTCACCCACATGGCCGACGCTTTGCAAATCCCAGTGGTCTGTATTGCTGGTCCCGTCGACCTTGGCGAGGTCTATCTGCCGGGAGCCACCCGCGTATTCTTGAAAACCAGTCTTCCGTGCTATCCATGCTCTACGGTATTCGATGCACCAGCCACGTGTCGTATGGGTAATCTGGCATGCCTGAAAAAATTGATGTCCGAAGACGTTGGGCGATCGGTCAGCATCCTTTTGAAATTGGAGCGTCAAGCATGA
- a CDS encoding glycosyltransferase family 9 protein, translated as MLTLSTPPKRILVIHVARFGDTLLTGVAIRALKQAYPDAEIDFLGHPKRYDIIRGLPELAHVGAVSKKSAAFKGWCSKLFGRKPYDLAVIWGHDAAIHRYAERVATHLVVQQIKDETTNQSLRAAGHEVLKMPSDKEIPLADWLLTLVERGLGISTPNRQVTYTVLPAEKAWAQEWLAQAFAGISDPEAFPLIGLIIESFPTFKHRDWPIEHFVALCRGIVDQYPQARFVLLGSQLPKPKVAALKAVIGNRMVHGADRLSMRESGAIMSCLDLYIGIDTGPSHVAAGIGVPMVCLFHCARRGPLVLSPVRPDVVTMIEHPCQTEQCSFSISMGDLQPEPVLAATLSQLQRIGQGQGAA; from the coding sequence ATGCTGACGCTATCGACACCGCCCAAGCGCATTCTGGTCATTCACGTGGCCCGTTTTGGCGATACCTTGCTTACCGGTGTAGCGATTCGTGCACTCAAGCAGGCGTATCCGGATGCTGAGATTGATTTTCTGGGCCACCCTAAACGTTACGACATCATTCGTGGCCTGCCGGAGTTAGCGCACGTTGGCGCGGTTTCCAAAAAGAGCGCGGCCTTCAAAGGTTGGTGCAGCAAACTCTTTGGCCGAAAACCTTATGACCTGGCGGTTATCTGGGGGCATGATGCCGCGATCCATCGCTATGCCGAGCGCGTCGCAACGCATTTAGTTGTGCAGCAGATCAAGGATGAAACCACCAACCAATCGCTACGCGCAGCCGGGCACGAAGTGCTTAAGATGCCCTCCGATAAAGAGATACCGCTGGCTGATTGGTTGCTCACCCTCGTTGAGCGCGGCCTCGGTATCTCCACGCCAAACCGTCAGGTCACATATACCGTGTTGCCTGCAGAAAAAGCCTGGGCACAGGAGTGGTTGGCACAGGCCTTTGCGGGAATTTCAGATCCCGAGGCTTTTCCACTCATTGGTCTAATTATCGAAAGCTTCCCCACCTTCAAGCATCGTGATTGGCCAATCGAACATTTTGTGGCCCTATGCAGGGGCATCGTCGATCAATACCCGCAAGCCCGTTTTGTGCTCCTCGGGAGCCAGTTGCCCAAACCTAAAGTTGCGGCACTCAAAGCCGTTATTGGCAACCGAATGGTGCATGGCGCAGATCGACTGAGTATGCGTGAGAGTGGGGCGATCATGAGTTGCCTCGACCTCTATATCGGTATCGATACCGGCCCCAGTCATGTGGCAGCCGGTATTGGCGTGCCCATGGTGTGTCTCTTCCACTGCGCCCGTCGTGGCCCGCTGGTGCTCTCACCAGTGCGCCCTGACGTAGTTACCATGATCGAGCACCCCTGCCAGACTGAACAATGTTCGTTCAGCATCAGCATGGGTGATCTTCAACCCGAGCCAGTGCTGGCTGCAACGCTGTCACAATTACAGCGCATCGGGCAAGGTCAGGGTGCAGCATGA
- the asnB gene encoding asparagine synthase (glutamine-hydrolyzing), with translation MCGIAGFFQQQPASTAAVQGMLSALRRRGPDAEHVVGWNTQGQRNDAASEVGLIHTRLAIIDPRPEADQPFSNDDGSIWICYNGEVYDWQQHADELRAQGVQFKTHSDTEFILRGYEAWGLEDLLPKLRGMFAFAILDWNKREVFLARDRMGLKPLVYTTANDGLAFGSLVRSVLPSVPKAQRQFSPESIDAYLAHRYIPAPRTIFQHIHRLENAHYLHYRLDTQQLTKHCYWQPHGESGSREKAWQKELDTAIRIRTVADRPLGVFLSGGIDSSTIACRLEEQGFDQLQTFSAAFLGSPLDESPVAKQIADTLGLPNQAIPVPLTIANDFEQIIADLDEPFADPSSFPSWYLAQATTQHVKVVLGGDGGDELLGGYKRLGKHLRTSWRRLLRLPLPRMADMAGKGWRKIVSELRLNWLEAYSLRFSGMTPGQRAFLQPGLKAPAATYWRYPSIDALNQLSPLKQLLAVDLNNYLPEYILRKGDLCTMAHGLELRAPLLDHVWAERVMALPDSERFTQPAKKLFASVTERLASLDLFNLKKRGFNPPLKPWLQQDLHHHFAGLGQRLQTSTQGQINAARVERFIAEYRNRPALAEQVLQLLILDASLSQLEAMAKSC, from the coding sequence ATGTGTGGCATTGCCGGCTTCTTCCAGCAACAACCGGCCAGCACGGCTGCGGTGCAGGGCATGCTGTCGGCACTGCGTCGGCGTGGGCCAGATGCCGAACATGTGGTCGGTTGGAATACCCAGGGCCAGCGCAACGACGCAGCATCCGAAGTGGGACTCATCCACACACGCCTAGCAATCATCGACCCGCGCCCCGAAGCAGACCAACCCTTCAGCAACGACGATGGCAGCATCTGGATTTGTTACAACGGCGAAGTTTACGATTGGCAACAGCATGCCGACGAGCTGCGGGCGCAGGGCGTGCAATTCAAAACGCACTCGGATACCGAATTTATTCTGCGCGGTTATGAAGCCTGGGGCCTTGAAGACCTGCTGCCCAAACTGCGCGGCATGTTTGCCTTTGCCATCCTCGATTGGAACAAACGCGAAGTCTTTCTCGCGCGCGATCGTATGGGCCTCAAGCCGCTGGTCTACACCACCGCCAATGACGGTTTGGCCTTCGGCTCACTCGTGCGCTCGGTGCTGCCTAGCGTACCCAAAGCGCAGCGTCAGTTCTCACCAGAAAGTATTGATGCGTATCTGGCGCACCGTTACATCCCGGCACCGCGCACCATCTTCCAGCACATTCATCGTCTGGAAAACGCGCACTACCTGCATTACCGCCTGGATACGCAACAACTCACCAAGCATTGCTACTGGCAACCGCATGGCGAATCCGGTAGTAGAGAAAAGGCGTGGCAAAAGGAACTCGATACCGCCATCCGCATTCGCACTGTGGCAGATCGGCCATTAGGCGTGTTTCTGTCGGGTGGCATTGATTCCAGTACCATCGCCTGTCGGCTCGAAGAGCAAGGTTTTGATCAGCTACAAACCTTCTCAGCGGCGTTTCTTGGTAGCCCGCTAGATGAGTCGCCTGTCGCCAAACAGATTGCCGACACCTTGGGCTTGCCTAATCAGGCCATCCCTGTGCCGCTCACCATAGCCAACGACTTCGAGCAGATCATTGCTGATCTGGATGAACCGTTTGCCGATCCATCGAGCTTTCCTAGCTGGTATCTGGCACAAGCCACCACGCAACACGTCAAAGTCGTGCTGGGTGGTGATGGCGGTGACGAATTGCTCGGCGGCTACAAGCGCCTGGGCAAACATTTGCGCACCAGTTGGCGCCGTTTGCTGCGATTACCGTTGCCGCGCATGGCAGATATGGCCGGTAAAGGCTGGCGCAAGATTGTGTCAGAACTCAGGCTCAATTGGCTGGAGGCCTATAGCCTGCGCTTCTCTGGCATGACACCCGGTCAGCGTGCGTTTCTACAGCCGGGCCTTAAAGCACCTGCTGCCACGTACTGGCGTTACCCCTCGATAGACGCGTTGAACCAGCTGTCGCCGCTTAAGCAGTTGCTGGCAGTAGATCTGAACAACTACCTGCCGGAATACATACTGCGTAAAGGTGATCTCTGCACCATGGCGCACGGTCTGGAGCTGCGAGCACCACTGCTCGATCATGTCTGGGCAGAACGTGTGATGGCCTTACCCGATAGCGAACGCTTTACCCAACCGGCTAAAAAACTCTTTGCCAGCGTGACAGAGCGCCTGGCATCGCTAGATCTATTCAACCTCAAGAAGCGCGGTTTCAACCCACCCTTAAAGCCTTGGTTGCAACAGGATCTGCATCATCACTTTGCCGGTTTAGGCCAACGGCTGCAAACTAGCACCCAAGGCCAGATCAATGCAGCGCGCGTCGAGCGTTTCATTGCTGAATACCGTAACCGCCCGGCGCTGGCTGAGCAGGTGCTGCAACTCCTGATTCTGGATGCGTCACTCTCGCAGTTGGAAGCGATGGCGAAATCATGCTGA